The following are encoded together in the Marmota flaviventris isolate mMarFla1 chromosome 18, mMarFla1.hap1, whole genome shotgun sequence genome:
- the Znf568 gene encoding zinc finger protein 568 isoform X4, with translation MRVPVDPHPCQPLVLPVFWILAILIEVWEVDEQIKKQQETLVRKVTSISKKTVIKEKVIECKKVAKIFPLSSDIVTSRQSFYECDSLVKGLEQNLDLLSYEKGCVREKNCECNEYGKPFYHCSSYVVTPFKCNQCGQDFSQKFDLIRHERIHAGEKPYECKECGKAFSRKENLITHQKIHTGEKPYKCNECGKAFIQMSNLIRHQRIHTGEKPYACKDCWKAFSQKSNLIEHERIHTGEKPYECKECGKSFSQKQNLIEHEKIHTGEKPYACNECGRAFSRMSSVTLHMRSHTGEKPYKCNKCGKAFSQCSVFIIHMRSHTGEKPYVCSECGKAFSQSSSLTVHMRNHTAEKPYECNECGKAFSRKENLITHQKIHTGEKPYECNECGKAFIQMSNLIRHQRIHTGEKPYACTVCGKAFSQKSNLTEHEKIHTGEKPYHCNQCGKAFSQRQNLLEHEKIHTGEKPFKCNECGKAFSRISSLTLHVRSHTGEKPYECSKCGKAFSQCSLLIIHMRSHTGEKPFECNECGKAFSQRASLSIHKRGHTGEKRPQY, from the coding sequence AAGTTTGGGAAGTTGATGAACAGATCAAGAAGCAGCAGGAAACACTTGTGAGGAAAGTCACATCCATCTCCAAGAAAACTGTGATTAAGGAAAAAGTCATTGAATGtaaaaaagttgcaaaaatatttCCTCTGAGTTCAGATATTGTTACTTCGAGACAAAGCTTCTATGAATGTGACTCACTTGTTAAGGGTTTGGAACAAAATTTAGATTTACTTAGTTATGAGAAAGGCTGTGTAAGAGAGAAAAATTGTGAATGTAATGAGTATGGCAAACCTTTTTATCATTGCTCATCCTATGTTGTAACCCCCTTTAAGTGTAATCAGTGTGGACAAGACTTCAGTCAGAAATTTGACCTCATCAGACATGAGAGaattcatgctggagaaaaaccttatgaatgtaaggaatgtggaaaagccttcagcAGGAAGGAAAATCTTATCACacatcagaaaattcatactgggGAAAAACCATATAAGtgtaatgaatgtggaaaagctttcatTCAAATGTCAAACCTCATTAGACACCAAAGaattcatactggggagaaaccTTATGCATGTAAGGATTGTTGGAAAGCCTTCAGTCAGAAATCAAATCTCATTGAACAtgagagaattcacactggagaaaaaccctatgaatgtaaggaatgtgggaaatcCTTCAGCCAGAAGCAGAATCTTATTGAGCATGAAAAaattcatactggggagaaaccTTATGCATGTAATGAATGTGGTAGAGCTTTTTCTCGAATGTCATCTGTTACTCTACATATGAGAAGTCACACAggggagaagccctataaatgtaataaatgtggaaaagctttctcTCAGTGCTCAGTATTTATTATACATATGAGGAGTCATACAGGTGAGAAACCCTATGTATGtagtgaatgtgggaaagccttctcTCAGAGTTCTTCTCTTACTGTACATATGAGAAATCATACAGctgagaaaccctatgaatgtaatgaatgtggaaaagccttcagcCGGAAAGAAAATCTTATTACacaccagaaaattcatactggagagaagccttatgaaTGCAATGAATGCGGGAAAGCTTTTATTCAGATGTCAAACCTCATTAGACACCAGCGAATTCATACTGGTGAAAAACCCTATGCTTGTACAGtgtgtggaaaagcctttagtCAGAAATCAAATCTCACTGAACATgagaaaattcatactggagagaaaccttatcaTTGTAaccagtgtggaaaagccttcagtCAGAGACAAAATCTCCTTGAACATGAAAAaatccatactggagagaaaccatttaaatgtaatgaatgtggtAAAGCTTTCTCTCGGATATCCTCCCTTACCCTTCATGTGAGAAGTCATACAggggagaaaccctatgaatgtagtaaatgtggaaaagccttctcCCAATGCTCATTACTTATCATACATATGAGAAGtcatactggggagaaaccatttgaatgtaatgaatgtgggaaagcATTTTCTCAAAGAGCATCACTTTCTATACATAAGAGGGGTCATACAGGTGAGAAACGCCCCCAATACTAA